From a single Labrenzia sp. PHM005 genomic region:
- a CDS encoding cupin domain-containing protein produces the protein MQNGAGITASAEGLDGVSWNVVGHTYTPKVHSTNAFIWHAVVPADTFVPPHIHPTQDEWIVMLEGELEVEMGGQVHKAGPGDTVRMPMGEAHGIFNRSGKTATCVFGVAPARKLFDLFGALNGVTDPEELVRLSALHEVDFLPPPDQA, from the coding sequence ATGCAAAATGGAGCCGGGATTACCGCATCCGCTGAAGGACTGGACGGCGTCAGCTGGAATGTCGTCGGCCACACCTACACACCTAAGGTTCACAGCACCAACGCTTTCATCTGGCATGCAGTTGTGCCCGCGGACACCTTTGTTCCGCCGCATATTCACCCGACCCAAGACGAGTGGATCGTCATGCTCGAGGGGGAACTGGAGGTCGAAATGGGCGGCCAAGTCCATAAGGCCGGGCCCGGCGACACCGTCCGCATGCCGATGGGTGAAGCGCATGGCATCTTCAACCGGTCCGGAAAAACAGCGACTTGCGTCTTTGGCGTCGCCCCGGCCCGCAAGTTGTTTGATTTGTTCGGCGCCCTCAACGGCGTGACGGATCCCGAAGAGCTGGTGCGCCTGTCCGCACTTCACGAAGTCGATTTTCTGCCCCCGCCCGATCAGGCCTGA